A genomic region of Dickeya solani IPO 2222 contains the following coding sequences:
- a CDS encoding YggS family pyridoxal phosphate-dependent enzyme: MTISTVTTSTVQQNLQDVRQRISAAAERCGRAPEEITLLAVSKTKPVSAIEEAIAAGQRAFGENYVQEGVDKIRHFQLAQPDTTLEWHFIGPLQSNKSRLVAEHFDWCHTIDRLRIAQRLSEQRPAHLPPLNVLLQVNISQEQSKSGMLPGDLPALAASVAQLPNLRLRGLMAIPAPETDHARQLAVFRQMTELFLQLKADYGTLDTLSMGMTDDMAAAIEAGSTLVRIGTAIFGARDYSSPAS, encoded by the coding sequence GTCACTACATCGACAGTCCAGCAAAATCTACAGGACGTCCGGCAGAGAATCTCGGCGGCGGCGGAACGTTGCGGGCGCGCGCCAGAAGAAATTACGCTGCTTGCCGTCAGCAAAACCAAACCTGTGAGCGCGATCGAAGAAGCCATTGCGGCCGGGCAACGGGCGTTTGGCGAGAACTATGTGCAGGAAGGGGTGGACAAGATTCGCCATTTTCAGCTCGCTCAACCAGATACGACGCTGGAATGGCACTTTATCGGGCCTTTGCAGTCGAATAAAAGCCGTCTGGTGGCGGAGCATTTCGACTGGTGCCACACCATCGACCGGCTGCGCATCGCCCAGCGCCTGAGCGAGCAACGCCCGGCGCACTTGCCGCCGCTCAATGTGCTGTTGCAAGTCAATATCAGCCAGGAGCAGAGCAAATCCGGCATGCTGCCCGGCGACCTGCCGGCACTGGCCGCCAGCGTGGCACAATTGCCGAATCTGCGGCTGCGCGGGTTGATGGCGATCCCCGCGCCGGAAACGGATCACGCGCGTCAACTGGCGGTATTTCGCCAGATGACCGAACTTTTCCTGCAACTGAAAGCGGATTATGGCACTTTGGATACCCTGTCGATGGGCATGACCGACGACATGGCCGCCGCCATTGAGGCCGGCAGTACGCTGGTGCGGATCGGCACCGCGATTTTTGGCGCACGTGATTACAGTTCACCGGCCAGTTAA
- a CDS encoding YggT family protein produces MLTLTFLVKTLIDLYVMVLLLRIWMQWARSDFYNPLAQFVVKLTQPIIGPLRRIIPSLGPIDSASLLLAFLLTTLKYPLLLLIQVGSLSLSPINLLVGLLALVKSAGYLVFWIVIIRSLMSWISQGRSPVDYMLHQLTEPLMGPVRRVLPSAGGLDFSPMVVILVLYLLNYLGMDFFPGLWFLL; encoded by the coding sequence ATGCTGACCCTGACTTTTCTGGTCAAGACCCTGATTGACCTGTACGTAATGGTGTTGCTGCTGCGAATCTGGATGCAGTGGGCACGCAGTGATTTTTATAACCCGCTGGCGCAGTTCGTGGTGAAGCTCACCCAGCCGATCATCGGGCCGCTACGTCGCATCATTCCGTCGCTGGGGCCGATCGACAGCGCGTCGCTGCTGCTGGCGTTTCTGCTCACCACGCTGAAATACCCGTTACTGTTGCTGATCCAGGTCGGCTCGCTGTCGCTCAGCCCGATCAACCTGCTGGTGGGGCTGCTGGCGCTGGTCAAATCCGCCGGTTATCTGGTGTTCTGGATAGTGATTATCCGTTCGCTGATGAGCTGGATCAGTCAGGGCCGCAGCCCGGTGGATTACATGCTGCATCAATTGACCGAACCGCTGATGGGGCCGGTGCGCCGCGTTCTGCCGTCGGCCGGCGGGCTGGATTTCTCGCCGATGGTGGTGATTCTGGTGCTGTACCTGCTGAACTACCTCGGCATGGATTTTTTCCCGGGGCTGTGGTTCTTGTTGTGA
- the proC gene encoding pyrroline-5-carboxylate reductase, which translates to MEHRKIAFIGAGNMAQAIIAGLMAGGYPASHVSVSAPSATHRDALAARYGIASLSDNTVCARDADVIVLAVKPQLMAGVCEVLAQQVDFSGKLVLSIAAGVSVARFRELLGAAINIVRIMPNTPSLVGKGMSGLYAPAEVSETNRAFAADLMKSVGKLCWVDDEAQINGVIAAAGSAPAYFFLFMEAMQQEAIRQGFDADTARLLVQQAASGAAALVEASPDIPLSTLRENVTSKGGTTAEALRVFNERQLSQTVADAMQAAVHRAKEMESLF; encoded by the coding sequence ATGGAACACCGTAAAATAGCCTTTATTGGCGCGGGCAATATGGCGCAGGCGATCATCGCCGGTCTGATGGCGGGCGGTTATCCGGCCAGCCACGTCAGCGTCAGCGCGCCGTCAGCCACCCATCGGGATGCGCTGGCCGCCCGTTATGGCATCGCCAGCCTGAGCGATAATACGGTCTGCGCCCGTGATGCCGACGTCATCGTACTCGCAGTCAAACCGCAACTGATGGCGGGCGTCTGCGAGGTGCTGGCGCAGCAGGTGGATTTCAGCGGCAAGCTGGTGCTGTCGATCGCCGCGGGCGTCAGCGTGGCGCGGTTCCGTGAACTGCTGGGCGCCGCCATCAATATTGTACGCATCATGCCCAATACCCCGTCGCTGGTGGGCAAAGGCATGAGCGGCTTGTACGCGCCGGCGGAGGTCAGCGAAACCAACCGCGCCTTTGCCGCCGACCTGATGAAGAGCGTCGGCAAGCTGTGCTGGGTCGACGACGAAGCGCAGATTAACGGCGTAATTGCCGCCGCCGGCAGCGCTCCCGCCTACTTCTTCCTGTTTATGGAAGCCATGCAGCAGGAAGCTATCCGCCAGGGCTTCGACGCCGACACCGCCAGGCTGCTGGTACAGCAGGCGGCCAGCGGCGCGGCGGCGCTGGTGGAGGCCAGCCCGGATATCCCGCTGTCGACATTGCGGGAAAACGTGACCTCCAAAGGCGGCACCACCGCCGAAGCGCTGCGCGTGTTCAACGAGCGCCAGTTGAGCCAGACTGTCGCCGACGCCATGCAGGCCGCCGTACACCGGGCGAAAGAAATGGAATCGCTGTTCTGA